A region of the Halalkalibaculum roseum genome:
CACCTTTCCAATAATGATCTGTCCCGGACGCAATGGAGAAACCAGAAGTATTTCCATATTCCCCATCTCCTTTTCCCGGGTGATGGAAATGGAAGTCATTAAAGCAGAAATAAGCATCAGTATCACAGCTATAAGACCCGGGACAAAAAGGTTTACACTCTCCAGCTGAGGATTAAAAAGCATATTCACATTTGCTGTGAGTCCTCCTCGCTGTACCTTCCCGTCAGCCCCGTTCTCAATCTCGTAATCAATTACAATAGAAGTAGAGTATTGTTGGATGAGTTGGGCGAGATTCGGATTTGACGCATCGGTGATAATATTAATCGCAGGCCTTTCTCCACGATGAAGCTTTCGGGCAAAATCCGGCTCAAAAACAAGCACTTCGTCAATTTCACCCTGTTGGAATAGTTCTTCAATTTCATCATAGCGTTGTATCTGCCCCTCAACAGTAAAATAGTTGGAAGCGTCTATTTTGCTGATGATCTGACGGGTAACTTCATCATTGGATGCATCCAGCACCGATACCTTGGCATTTTCCACCTCATTGCGGATTGCAAAGCCGAAGAGCAGCATCTGTATTATCGGCATACCAAAGAGAACAACCAGCGTGCGCTTATCACGATAGATCTGCTTGAACTCTTTTACGATAAAACCTATAAAGGCATCCATTTTGGAAGTTAGAAGTTAGAAGTTGGATGTTGGATGTTGGAAAATGGTGGACAGTTCTGTTTCCAATCCGAATGCTTAATTTTAATTAAAATTAGAACTTGCAGTGGAAGTGGAGCGTCTGACGCCTCGTCAACCGCAAATCGATTGACGAGGACTAATTGTTCATTGTTAACTGCTAACTGTTCACTGATCACTGCGCTCCGCTCCTCGTGCCAGTTTTACAAATACGTCCTCAATATTATTGGCATCATATTCCAGTTTCAATTCTTCCGGACTACCCAAGGCATCAATTCGCCCGTCGACCATAATGGTTACCCGGTCACAGTATTCCGCTTCGTCCATGTAGTGGGTCGTCACAAAGACAGTAGTGCCCTCTTCCGCTACTTTATAAATTTGCTCCCAAAACTGACGACGTGTGATGGGGTCGACTCCCCCGGTTGGTTCATCCAGAAATACTATTCCCGGATCATGAATCAAGGCCACCGAAAAGGCCAGCTTCTGTTTCCACCCAAGTGGTAGGGAACCGATCTTCTTGTTCTTCAAATCCTGCATCTCCAGCATATCCAGCAGCTGCTCCGTCTTTTCCCTGATGAGCTTATCAGACAGGCCGTAAATGCCGCCATAGAGCCGGATGTTCTCTTTTACGGTCAAATCTTCGTAGAGCGAAAACTTCTGACTCATATAGCCTATGCGTCGTTTTATCTCTTCAGCTTCATCATAGACATCAAACCCGGCCACCGTTGCCTCACCCTCTGTGGGTTTCAATAATCCGGTCAGCATGCGCATGGCCGTTGTTTTTCCCGCGCCGTTGGCTCCCAGAAATCCGAAAACCTCCCCTTTTTTTACATCAAAGGAGATGTGATCTACAGCCGTAAAATCCCCAAATTTGCGGGTCAGGTTTTGGGAAGAAATCATCAAATCAGCCATCATTTACCTCCTTCTCCATAAGCCTTATAAAGGTATCTTCTATGTGAGGTGTAATACGATGCATTTCAGGTCTGTTTATCCCATTCGAATGCAGATAGCTGGTTAGCTCCTCTTTGTCGAAATCATCTCTTGCATCCGAGTAGTGTACACTGTCTCCAAATGGCTGCACTGATCTCGCATGTTCATACTTGCGTAAGACTTGTATGAGTTGATATTTGTCCCTGCTTTTAATGGCCCATAGGTCACTATCAAACTGATTTGTGATAGCTTGCGGAGTGTCAATAGAAAGCAGACGACCTTCTTGCAAAAGTCCGATCCTGTCACACTGTTCGGCTTCATCCATATAGGGAGTAGATACCAAAATGCTAATTCCTTGCTCCCTAAGGCGATGCAACATTTCCCAGAACTCTTTGCGGGATACTGCATCCACACCTGTAGTCGGCTCATCCAGGAACAGCACTTCAGGTTTATGAATTAGTGCACAACTGAGAGCCAGTTTTTGTTTCATCCCGCCGGATAAAGCACCGGCCAAACGGTCCCGGAAGGGTTCCAACTGACTATATATGGGCTTGATCAAATCATAATTTTCATCAAGAGTCGTGCCGAAGACGGAAGCAAAAAATTGAAGGTTCTCCTCAACTGTGAGATCCTGATACAGTGAAAATCTTCCGGGCATATACCCCACTTCAGAACGAATCTTTCGATATCCCAATACCACATCTTTTCCAAGAACTTCGGCTTTACCTGAATCCGGCTTAAGAAGCGTTGTAAGTATCCGGAATACCGTTGTTTTCCCTGCGCCGTCCGGCCCAATTAGACCGAATATCTCCCCCTTCTGTACCTCAAAGGAGATATCCTTGAGCGCTTTTACCGCCCCATAAGCTTTAGTAATATTTTGAACACTCAGTACACTCATAAACTGAATTTTAAAACCTGATCTTCAACAAATTGGGAAAAAATTAAATCTGTGTAGATCAGTGGCTAAAAATTAACTTCTCCAGGCATGCCGATTTTTATCATCCCATCAGTATTCGGCACTTTTACTTTTACAGCATAAACTTGCGTGACCCGCTCTTCTTTGGTCTGTATCATCTTGGGAGTAAACTCAGCCTCAGATGCAATCCAGCTAATGCGACCACTTAGACTGCTGTTCTCCTCCGCATTTTTATCAATTAGAACTTCGACTTGTTGGCCAAGTTTGACAGATGGCAGCTGTGCGCCGCTTACATAGATTCGTAATTCAAGAGTATCGAGGTTGGCAATCTGATACAGCGGCTGACCCTGCCCCACCAGTTCGAAAGGCTCCACATAGGTGGTGAGAACCGTTCCCATTACCGGATTGACCACGTATGCGTCATTCAATTGCTCTTCCAATTGCTCAAGACGGGAGCGGGTTGCATTAATTTCTGCTCTCACTGATTTTTTCTGAACCTTGAGTGCTTCAATCTGCTTTCGTAGTGTGCGTACCTTGCCCTCTGTATCATCCAATTGCTGCCTGGTTCCGGCCTCATCCTTAACCAGGTTTTCAATTCGTTGCAAATTGATGGTTGCCGTCTGTAACTGTTCGTTCAACACCTCGGCTTCGGCATTTATTTGATCAATTTTAGCTTCGGTTGAGGAAAGTACTGCCAGCAACTCATTTTTTTTTAGCTTAAGCTGAGTAGTGTCAATGAGCCCGACCTGCTCTCCAGGTTTCAGATTTGATCCTTCATAAACAGTGAAAGCAAGAAGTTCGCCCGATGCCTGCGACGAAATAGTAGTTTCCGTAGCCTCAAACTGACCGTAGGCATCGGATTTATCATTATTTGAGCAGGATAGAAGAAAAAAAACCGGGAATACTGCCCAATATAGGAACTGTTTTTTTGTGAGGTGATTCATTTTCGCTTTCATAATGTGTCTATTTACTGTTGATATTTCTATCGCCGGCCCCTAACATCGTTTCATATTCAACTCTGGCCTGTGAAAGTCTTGTTTTATGCATTTTCATCGACAGTTCGGCCTGGGTCTTCTTGTTGAGCTCGGTTATATATTCCGTTGCAGTAGCGGTTCCGTTTTCCAGTTGGCTTTCTACGGTTTTTACTACTTTTTGTCGTAGATCAACAATCTGTTGATCCTCTTGAATCTTGCGTTTCAGTGATGCAATTTCTTCTTCAATCTTACTAAGTGAAGCCTTTAGCTGTCTTTCAAAAGCTCTCTCTTCTTCATTTACACTTTTCTGCCGGAGTCTTATAACCTCTTTTCGTGTCCCGGCATTTTTGGCTGCCCAGAAATTCCAGTTCAGTTTAAGTCCTATTATGTAGTATTCATGCAGATCATTTTCAAAAACATTGAATCCCGGCCTTCCGTAAGCTGCGGTTCCAAAGGCAGAAAGTGATGGTAGCAGCCCGGTGCGGGCCAGCTCTTTTTGATAACTTAAATACCTTCGGTTACTGTCAAATAATTTAAATTCAGGTCTCATGCGAGTAAGTATTTCATCAGCTAGATCCAATGAATTGACTTCCGGTACAGCCAGACTTCTTCTCCCGGTTAGTTCTTCACCGATTAACTGTCCCAAAATTTCATAACCCGCTTCGATATTGGCATCTATTTCTATCGAATCTTGCTTAATTTTGATTAGCTCTGCTTCAAGAATGTATCGCTGGCTGGGAAGCAATACCCCGTTTTCAACTTTAGCATTGATATTTTCAATCTGGGCTCTAAGGCTTTCACTTACCGATTGTAGAATTTCTGACTGATTATGAGCCAGCATTATGCCGTAATAGACACTGTTAACCTGATTCTTGAGCTGGTGCATCTGTACCCGAATCGAATTGATTTCCTGCTCTCCTTTTGCCTCTTCAAGATTCTTTTTGATTCCAACCACTCCCCCATTATAAATCGGCTGAATTACATCAAGTGTAACTTCGTAGTGATCCTTGCTTAGATCAGGTCCAATGGGTTGGGCGCCACCGGCAACCTGAAATTCAGTGACTTCCGACTGGTAGGTTACTTTGGCTCCTACATTCAACTGCGGATAATAACCGGTGTGAGCGATTTTTTTATTCAGAGTGGTGATTTCATTCTGAAGCTTCAACTTTTCGGCTATGGGATAGTGATTTTCCAGTCTTGAATAGCAATAATCTAAAGTCAGAGTATCAGTTGAATCAGTAGCAAAACTTCCCACTATCAGGAATAGGATAACTGTAATTGTCATGAGTCCTTCACTTTTTTATAGCATTAAGTATGAATACAGGCAATTCTTTCTTTCTGTGTTCCAGGAAGTCATTAAACTGTTTATCGTCCATTTCAAAGACAGTTTCAATCATTGGTTTTGCTATCACCGGAAATACACACAAGCCGATAGTGTTTATTATAAACTGTCTCGGATCGATCTTTTTTATTCTTCCTGACTTTACCTCTCTTTCAATCTGTTCAATGAACCGCGCCGGAATTTTTATACCGATGTTTCTCATGAAATATTGGAATCTCTCCGGATGCTGATTCATTTCATGAATTACAAACCTGGGTAGATGTGGGTGACTCCGGAACATCGTATAATAGGTCTCCACCAATTTCTCGATCTTGGCTTCAAACTCCATCTCACCATTCAGCACTTTGAAAATTTTTGGGAAGAATTCCCTTATGCTTTGCTGAAACACTTTTTGAAAGAGCTTGTCTTTGCTTCTGAAATAATAGTGAAGCATCGACTTATTGATTCCTGCTTGATCAGCAATAGCCTGCATCCGTGCGCCCGAAAAACCCTGCTTTTGAAATACCTCTTTGGCGGCATGTAAAATTTGTTCTTCTGTCTCTGCTTCTTCAGTCATTGGTTCTTTTCAATTTGATTTAACAGTAATCTAAATCATTCAACCAATTTATTCAACCATTTGGTTAAATTAATTGGTTGAAATTATAAGTAGCGATTATGATCATAAAAAAAGCCCGTCAGAATTGCTTCTAACGAGCTTTAAAAGTTTATTGATCAGCTATTTTATCCGATGCGCAGTTTCAAATCCTCAATTTTTTCAAGGATTTCACCTCGATCCATCTCCTGGTAGCGTTCGGGCAACAGCTCTTTGGAGGTACACTCAATGACTGCGCTTAGGGTTTGTAGTTCGACTTCTTCCGGATAGGTTGGTGGGAGAAAATCATTCAATGCCAAATCCAGAATCTCGGGGGAGACCTTTTTCTTTCCCTCAGCTGCAGCACGGAACTTGGCCCTTGTTAAAGCGGCCTCCATGTCGGCACCGGAAAAGGTTTTAAGCCCCTGCTCGATAACCTGTGGTACATATTCTTCGGTTAACTGGAGTCCGGTTTTTTTGCTCATGGCCTCAAACAACTCCACACGTTCTTCCTTGGTATGAGGCGGGAACAGGGCAAGGTGTTCTTCCGCCCTTCCCTGTCGCTTAAGGTCAATGGGCATAAGGTCCGGTCGGGCAGTCATAAGGAACCAGATAATTCTGCCGCGATTTCGCGTATCGCTCATAAAAGTTGCAATCTGTGAGAACACCCGGCTCGATACACCGCTGTCGCCGCTGGCATCGCGATCACCAAGATAGGCATCCGCCTCATCAATCATTACGGCAACCGGAGCCATAGCCTTCAGAAGACCCAGTATTTTTTCAAGATTCCCTTCGGTTACACCCTGCCATTGGCTTCGAAAATTTTTAAGCTTCACCATGGGTATGCCTACCTCGCTGGCAAAACAGGTAACCATAAAAGTTTTACCGGTTCCAACAGGTCCACAGACAAGGTATCCCATGGGCAGCACATCTTGCCTGCCTTGTTTGAGTGCTTTTACCGCCTGGCGTAAATGCTTTTTCACATTGGTATGCCCGGCTACATTATCAAGGGTATAATCCGTTTCAACAAATTCCAGCAGACCATAAGCTTCTGCCTCAATCAGCTCTTTTTTAACTTCAGAGAGACGGCTATGTGTTATCTTCTCCTTATTTTCCCGCGCATTGGAAAGGATACTTCTCAGGTGGATAAAATTGAGTCCGGCTGTTTGCTGGGCCAAAACCGGACGGCTAACTGCTGAAAGATCTTTATAGGTCTCCTTATCCGTCTCATATTTGATGAACTCGGTTCTCTGCTGTTCGTTCGGAATGGGAATATGAATATCACTGGTATAGGGATTCTGCACCAGAGTCTTGTTCAGATCCGCCA
Encoded here:
- a CDS encoding HlyD family secretion protein codes for the protein MKAKMNHLTKKQFLYWAVFPVFFLLSCSNNDKSDAYGQFEATETTISSQASGELLAFTVYEGSNLKPGEQVGLIDTTQLKLKKNELLAVLSSTEAKIDQINAEAEVLNEQLQTATINLQRIENLVKDEAGTRQQLDDTEGKVRTLRKQIEALKVQKKSVRAEINATRSRLEQLEEQLNDAYVVNPVMGTVLTTYVEPFELVGQGQPLYQIANLDTLELRIYVSGAQLPSVKLGQQVEVLIDKNAEENSSLSGRISWIASEAEFTPKMIQTKEERVTQVYAVKVKVPNTDGMIKIGMPGEVNF
- a CDS encoding TetR/AcrR family transcriptional regulator; the encoded protein is MTEEAETEEQILHAAKEVFQKQGFSGARMQAIADQAGINKSMLHYYFRSKDKLFQKVFQQSIREFFPKIFKVLNGEMEFEAKIEKLVETYYTMFRSHPHLPRFVIHEMNQHPERFQYFMRNIGIKIPARFIEQIEREVKSGRIKKIDPRQFIINTIGLCVFPVIAKPMIETVFEMDDKQFNDFLEHRKKELPVFILNAIKK
- a CDS encoding ATP-binding protein — translated: MFDHYPSWGQEFAQKYLSRTINQFLLHGNVHDMVCLNKKDKTDFVRLKTFLSEEFFGARDFVVFYDRSSGIYFRDKESQKDFNRAVAGRDSLLGTDYANKLPKDPVRVFSLLEQYFRIRVDDKKSIALIIDYAETIVPMNEAGSTGSDDRTALVYLSRWAHDPMFLAADFTTVLITENLADLNKTLVQNPYTSDIHIPIPNEQQRTEFIKYETDKETYKDLSAVSRPVLAQQTAGLNFIHLRSILSNARENKEKITHSRLSEVKKELIEAEAYGLLEFVETDYTLDNVAGHTNVKKHLRQAVKALKQGRQDVLPMGYLVCGPVGTGKTFMVTCFASEVGIPMVKLKNFRSQWQGVTEGNLEKILGLLKAMAPVAVMIDEADAYLGDRDASGDSGVSSRVFSQIATFMSDTRNRGRIIWFLMTARPDLMPIDLKRQGRAEEHLALFPPHTKEERVELFEAMSKKTGLQLTEEYVPQVIEQGLKTFSGADMEAALTRAKFRAAAEGKKKVSPEILDLALNDFLPPTYPEEVELQTLSAVIECTSKELLPERYQEMDRGEILEKIEDLKLRIG
- a CDS encoding ABC transporter ATP-binding protein encodes the protein MADLMISSQNLTRKFGDFTAVDHISFDVKKGEVFGFLGANGAGKTTAMRMLTGLLKPTEGEATVAGFDVYDEAEEIKRRIGYMSQKFSLYEDLTVKENIRLYGGIYGLSDKLIREKTEQLLDMLEMQDLKNKKIGSLPLGWKQKLAFSVALIHDPGIVFLDEPTGGVDPITRRQFWEQIYKVAEEGTTVFVTTHYMDEAEYCDRVTIMVDGRIDALGSPEELKLEYDANNIEDVFVKLARGAERSDQ
- a CDS encoding ABC transporter ATP-binding protein is translated as MSVLSVQNITKAYGAVKALKDISFEVQKGEIFGLIGPDGAGKTTVFRILTTLLKPDSGKAEVLGKDVVLGYRKIRSEVGYMPGRFSLYQDLTVEENLQFFASVFGTTLDENYDLIKPIYSQLEPFRDRLAGALSGGMKQKLALSCALIHKPEVLFLDEPTTGVDAVSRKEFWEMLHRLREQGISILVSTPYMDEAEQCDRIGLLQEGRLLSIDTPQAITNQFDSDLWAIKSRDKYQLIQVLRKYEHARSVQPFGDSVHYSDARDDFDKEELTSYLHSNGINRPEMHRITPHIEDTFIRLMEKEVNDG
- a CDS encoding TolC family protein — encoded protein: MTITVILFLIVGSFATDSTDTLTLDYCYSRLENHYPIAEKLKLQNEITTLNKKIAHTGYYPQLNVGAKVTYQSEVTEFQVAGGAQPIGPDLSKDHYEVTLDVIQPIYNGGVVGIKKNLEEAKGEQEINSIRVQMHQLKNQVNSVYYGIMLAHNQSEILQSVSESLRAQIENINAKVENGVLLPSQRYILEAELIKIKQDSIEIDANIEAGYEILGQLIGEELTGRRSLAVPEVNSLDLADEILTRMRPEFKLFDSNRRYLSYQKELARTGLLPSLSAFGTAAYGRPGFNVFENDLHEYYIIGLKLNWNFWAAKNAGTRKEVIRLRQKSVNEEERAFERQLKASLSKIEEEIASLKRKIQEDQQIVDLRQKVVKTVESQLENGTATATEYITELNKKTQAELSMKMHKTRLSQARVEYETMLGAGDRNINSK
- a CDS encoding ABC transporter permease, encoding MDAFIGFIVKEFKQIYRDKRTLVVLFGMPIIQMLLFGFAIRNEVENAKVSVLDASNDEVTRQIISKIDASNYFTVEGQIQRYDEIEELFQQGEIDEVLVFEPDFARKLHRGERPAINIITDASNPNLAQLIQQYSTSIVIDYEIENGADGKVQRGGLTANVNMLFNPQLESVNLFVPGLIAVILMLISALMTSISITREKEMGNMEILLVSPLRPGQIIIGKVLPYLVLAFVNVLTVLALAKWVFGVPFRGSYSLFLAESLLFIFTALALGVFISTKADDQQTAMMVSLAGLLLPTVLLSGFIFPISSMPVPLQLISNIIPARWYLVIVRSIMLKDSGLFFIWKETLVLVIMTLGFILLSVKSFKERLQ